A region from the Microcoleus sp. FACHB-68 genome encodes:
- a CDS encoding NblA/ycf18 family protein codes for MSQPINLSLEQQFSIRAFESQVQQMSRQQAQDFLVKLYEQMMVREATYQNLLKHQWGLEQGPSFG; via the coding sequence ATGAGCCAACCTATTAACCTATCTTTGGAACAACAATTCAGTATTCGTGCTTTTGAAAGCCAAGTTCAGCAAATGAGCCGGCAACAAGCTCAGGACTTTTTGGTAAAACTTTACGAACAAATGATGGTTCGTGAAGCAACTTATCAGAATCTTCTGAAACACCAATGGGGTCTAGAACAGGGTCCCAGCTTTGGTTAA